One Aquarana catesbeiana isolate 2022-GZ linkage group LG04, ASM4218655v1, whole genome shotgun sequence genomic region harbors:
- the PPM1B gene encoding protein phosphatase 1B isoform X2, translating to MGAFLDKPKTEKHNAHGAGNGLCYGLSSMQGWRVEMEDAHTAVVGIPHGLEDWSFFAVYDGHAGSRVANYCSTHLLEHITDNEDFRAAETPGSSLEPSVENVKSGIRTGFLKIDEYMRNFADLRNGMDRSGSTAVAVLISPGHVYFINCGDSRSVLFRSGQVCFSTQDHKPCNPKEKERIQNAGGSVMIQRVNGSLAVSRALGDYDYKCVDGKGPTEQLVSPEPEVYEIVRADDDEFIILACDGIWDVMTNEELCEFVRYRLEITDDLEKVCNSVVDTCLHKGSRDNMSIVLVCFPNAPKVSEEAIKKDAELDKHLESRIEEIMTTAGEEGMPDLAHVMRILSAENIPNLPPGGGLAGKRSVIEDVYNRLNPHRDNDGGAGDLEDPW from the exons ATGGGGGCATTTCTGGACAAACCCAAAACTGAGAAACACAATGCTCATGGTGCAGGAAATGGATTGTGCTATGGACTCAGCAGTATGCAGGGCTGGCGAGTGGAGATGGAGGATGCTCACACCGCTGTGGTGGGTATCCCGCATGGCTTGGAAGACTGGTCCTTCTTTGCCGTTTACGATGGCCACGCAGGGTCCCGCGTTGCGAATTACTGTTCTACGCACTTACTAGAGCATATCACAGACAATGAAGACTTCAGGGCAGCAGAAACTCCAGGATCTTCTTTGGAACCTTCTGTAGAAAATGTTAAAAGTGGAATTCGAACTGGGTTTTTAAAAATCGACGAGTACATGCGCAACTTTGCTGACTTAAGGAATGGTATGGACAGAAGTGGCTCTACGGCTGTTGCAGTCCTTATTTCACCGGGCCACGTGTATTTCATCAACTGTGGGGATTCTAGGTCTGTTTTGTTTAGGAGTGGACAGGTTTGCTTTTCTACACAGGATCACAAGCCCTGCAATCCCAAGGAAAAGGAGAGGATCCAGAACGCAGGAGGCAGCGTCATGATTCAACGCGTCAACGGCTCATTAGCGGTTTCTCGCGCTCTCGGGGACTATGACTACAAATGTGTGGATGGCAAAGGCCCTACTGAGCAACTTGTATCTCCGGAGCCTGAGGTCTATGAGATTGTACGGGCAGACGACGATGAATTTATAATACTTGCTTGTGATGGTATTTGGGATGTCATGACCAATGAGGAGCTTTGTGAATTTGTCAGATATAGGCTGGAGATAACAGATGACCTTGAGAAAGTGTGTAATTCTGTAGTGGACACCTGTTTACATAAG GGAAGCCGTGATAATATGAGCATTGTGCTGGTTTGTTTTCCGAACGCCCCCAAGGTGTCCGAAGAGGCCATCAAGAAAGATGCTGAGCTGGATAAACATTTAGAATCAAGAATTGAAG AAATCATGACAACTGCCGGGGAGGAAGGAATGCCAGATCTCGCTCATGTAATGCGCATCCTGTCAGCGGAGAATATTCCAAATTTACCACCTGGAGGTGGATTAGCTGGAAA acGCAGTGTTATCGAAGATGTTTATAATAGGTTGAATCCACATAGAGACAATGATGGG
- the PPM1B gene encoding protein phosphatase 1B isoform X3 yields the protein MGAFLDKPKTEKHNAHGAGNGLCYGLSSMQGWRVEMEDAHTAVVGIPHGLEDWSFFAVYDGHAGSRVANYCSTHLLEHITDNEDFRAAETPGSSLEPSVENVKSGIRTGFLKIDEYMRNFADLRNGMDRSGSTAVAVLISPGHVYFINCGDSRSVLFRSGQVCFSTQDHKPCNPKEKERIQNAGGSVMIQRVNGSLAVSRALGDYDYKCVDGKGPTEQLVSPEPEVYEIVRADDDEFIILACDGIWDVMTNEELCEFVRYRLEITDDLEKVCNSVVDTCLHKGSRDNMSIVLVCFPNAPKVSEEAIKKDAELDKHLESRIEEIMTTAGEEGMPDLAHVMRILSAENIPNLPPGGGLAGKRSVIEDVYNRLNPHRDNDG from the exons ATGGGGGCATTTCTGGACAAACCCAAAACTGAGAAACACAATGCTCATGGTGCAGGAAATGGATTGTGCTATGGACTCAGCAGTATGCAGGGCTGGCGAGTGGAGATGGAGGATGCTCACACCGCTGTGGTGGGTATCCCGCATGGCTTGGAAGACTGGTCCTTCTTTGCCGTTTACGATGGCCACGCAGGGTCCCGCGTTGCGAATTACTGTTCTACGCACTTACTAGAGCATATCACAGACAATGAAGACTTCAGGGCAGCAGAAACTCCAGGATCTTCTTTGGAACCTTCTGTAGAAAATGTTAAAAGTGGAATTCGAACTGGGTTTTTAAAAATCGACGAGTACATGCGCAACTTTGCTGACTTAAGGAATGGTATGGACAGAAGTGGCTCTACGGCTGTTGCAGTCCTTATTTCACCGGGCCACGTGTATTTCATCAACTGTGGGGATTCTAGGTCTGTTTTGTTTAGGAGTGGACAGGTTTGCTTTTCTACACAGGATCACAAGCCCTGCAATCCCAAGGAAAAGGAGAGGATCCAGAACGCAGGAGGCAGCGTCATGATTCAACGCGTCAACGGCTCATTAGCGGTTTCTCGCGCTCTCGGGGACTATGACTACAAATGTGTGGATGGCAAAGGCCCTACTGAGCAACTTGTATCTCCGGAGCCTGAGGTCTATGAGATTGTACGGGCAGACGACGATGAATTTATAATACTTGCTTGTGATGGTATTTGGGATGTCATGACCAATGAGGAGCTTTGTGAATTTGTCAGATATAGGCTGGAGATAACAGATGACCTTGAGAAAGTGTGTAATTCTGTAGTGGACACCTGTTTACATAAG GGAAGCCGTGATAATATGAGCATTGTGCTGGTTTGTTTTCCGAACGCCCCCAAGGTGTCCGAAGAGGCCATCAAGAAAGATGCTGAGCTGGATAAACATTTAGAATCAAGAATTGAAG AAATCATGACAACTGCCGGGGAGGAAGGAATGCCAGATCTCGCTCATGTAATGCGCATCCTGTCAGCGGAGAATATTCCAAATTTACCACCTGGAGGTGGATTAGCTGGAAA acGCAGTGTTATCGAAGATGTTTATAATAGGTTGAATCCACATAGAGACAATGATGGG TAA
- the PPM1B gene encoding protein phosphatase 1B isoform X1, whose amino-acid sequence MGAFLDKPKTEKHNAHGAGNGLCYGLSSMQGWRVEMEDAHTAVVGIPHGLEDWSFFAVYDGHAGSRVANYCSTHLLEHITDNEDFRAAETPGSSLEPSVENVKSGIRTGFLKIDEYMRNFADLRNGMDRSGSTAVAVLISPGHVYFINCGDSRSVLFRSGQVCFSTQDHKPCNPKEKERIQNAGGSVMIQRVNGSLAVSRALGDYDYKCVDGKGPTEQLVSPEPEVYEIVRADDDEFIILACDGIWDVMTNEELCEFVRYRLEITDDLEKVCNSVVDTCLHKGSRDNMSIVLVCFPNAPKVSEEAIKKDAELDKHLESRIEEIMTTAGEEGMPDLAHVMRILSAENIPNLPPGGGLAGKRSVIEDVYNRLNPHRDNDGDPTGSEENSAHGKLVEALRELRINHRGNYRQLLEEMLCSYRLVKMQGEESAAGSTQSSSSGDSVETEAVPGNQTHTPADKPSEV is encoded by the exons ATGGGGGCATTTCTGGACAAACCCAAAACTGAGAAACACAATGCTCATGGTGCAGGAAATGGATTGTGCTATGGACTCAGCAGTATGCAGGGCTGGCGAGTGGAGATGGAGGATGCTCACACCGCTGTGGTGGGTATCCCGCATGGCTTGGAAGACTGGTCCTTCTTTGCCGTTTACGATGGCCACGCAGGGTCCCGCGTTGCGAATTACTGTTCTACGCACTTACTAGAGCATATCACAGACAATGAAGACTTCAGGGCAGCAGAAACTCCAGGATCTTCTTTGGAACCTTCTGTAGAAAATGTTAAAAGTGGAATTCGAACTGGGTTTTTAAAAATCGACGAGTACATGCGCAACTTTGCTGACTTAAGGAATGGTATGGACAGAAGTGGCTCTACGGCTGTTGCAGTCCTTATTTCACCGGGCCACGTGTATTTCATCAACTGTGGGGATTCTAGGTCTGTTTTGTTTAGGAGTGGACAGGTTTGCTTTTCTACACAGGATCACAAGCCCTGCAATCCCAAGGAAAAGGAGAGGATCCAGAACGCAGGAGGCAGCGTCATGATTCAACGCGTCAACGGCTCATTAGCGGTTTCTCGCGCTCTCGGGGACTATGACTACAAATGTGTGGATGGCAAAGGCCCTACTGAGCAACTTGTATCTCCGGAGCCTGAGGTCTATGAGATTGTACGGGCAGACGACGATGAATTTATAATACTTGCTTGTGATGGTATTTGGGATGTCATGACCAATGAGGAGCTTTGTGAATTTGTCAGATATAGGCTGGAGATAACAGATGACCTTGAGAAAGTGTGTAATTCTGTAGTGGACACCTGTTTACATAAG GGAAGCCGTGATAATATGAGCATTGTGCTGGTTTGTTTTCCGAACGCCCCCAAGGTGTCCGAAGAGGCCATCAAGAAAGATGCTGAGCTGGATAAACATTTAGAATCAAGAATTGAAG AAATCATGACAACTGCCGGGGAGGAAGGAATGCCAGATCTCGCTCATGTAATGCGCATCCTGTCAGCGGAGAATATTCCAAATTTACCACCTGGAGGTGGATTAGCTGGAAA acGCAGTGTTATCGAAGATGTTTATAATAGGTTGAATCCACATAGAGACAATGATGGG GACCCCACTGGATCAGAGGAAAATTCAGCGCATGGAAAATTGGTGGAAGCTCTCAGGGAGCTGAGAATTAATCATAGGGGGAACTACCGCCAACTCCTGGAGGAGATGCTTTGTAGTTACAGGCTAGTTAAAATGCAGGGCGAAGAGTCCGCTGCTGGATCAAcacaatcttcttcttctggtgacAGTGTGGAAACTGAAGCGGTACCCGGAAACCAAACCCACACTCCAGCGGATAAACCCTCAGAAGTGTGA